A region of the Apium graveolens cultivar Ventura chromosome 6, ASM990537v1, whole genome shotgun sequence genome:
aagtttggttgttGGTCCTTGGTCACTCAATATAGAGCCGTCAGATCAAATTGATGAGAACCAttagatataattttaaaaattattattcaagtgatataaGATCGAATCCTACAAGtaacatattattaaaattataatttataatatataatgataaaagcGACCGTGCATTGCACGAGTTATatactagtatatatatatattgcataaATTATGTTTTTTAAACATGAAGTTAAGAATGAGAAGAAGTTTGTGCCATAAAAAATAACAAATACTTTTTGAAAACCTATTATGTAATTCAAAAAAAAACAATGTGTTCTACAGAAGAACTATAATTTTAcatattttataatttacaaaAGATAAATATTGGACCCTGCAGTAGAACAAAACACATTTTGTTTTGGTATGCAAGGATTAAAATTTTTTGAGACTAATATTGGTTTCAAGTTCTAATTCTGATCAATGATTAAAGTTCTAAACTCGAGAAGTGGTCCTAAATTTCACATAATTAAAGTAAATGGCCCCAAATGATACAACCTAAAATAGAGGCCCTTTAAATCacaaagaaactacacttcaaCATGCGTTTCTTTAATCTATCCGAAATCAACCCACATGCTTAGCCAGTGGGTCCCAACTACAATAAAGCAATGGGTTTACAGGAAACGAATGATACAAATGCAATTTTGCCtattttttctttcctttttgTTTTTTGCTGAAAAATCAATCTGAGATATTTAAAATGAGTAaagttttttgttttttttaaaagtGTGACAGAGAATTGTTTTTTTCTGTGATATAAATGACCATCTTTCTGATTTGTGCTATTTTGGGCATTTTAACTTTAATTGTGTCAGAAGGGTTCAGAAGGGGCCAGCACCCTTCTAATTCTGATCAATGATCAAAGTTCCAATATGATCTTGACCCGTAATAATTATTATCAAGAGGAATTATTATCAGGAGGACTTGGAATCTATAACTGTAGGTACCTGATCGCAAGTTTTAGCTACTTTTAAGAGGATAGGTAGGACAAAGGGAGGATCAGGGAAGAAGGAAATAAATGGTTAACAATATATTTCAAAATGAATCCACATATCATACACAACCAAACCTTTTTTCTAAAGGAATTCAAATTCCGAAAGATAGTTAAGATGATGATTTAAGAGACATAAGATTTAAAATGAATGGAACTAGAAGCCCAAAATTGTCTATCCAAATAGTTTTTTTTATCTGAGCTTTATAAGTTCAGACAAATTTGTCAAAATTCTGGAATCAAACCTGCATCATCCTATATTTACAACAATGTTTGCCTGAAATAGAAGTTTCACATTGAAACATCTGGCatgaataataattttattaagtCTCCAGTCTTTCCAAATATTGTACACGGATCTTTGCTAGGAAGTGTTATGCTTAATTTTCATGGAATGGAAAACGTTATTCTCCTACCTCTCTGTACTTCAGATTCTTTTATCGACTCCGGTAGTCCTATAGTGTTAACAACTTCACCCACAGTCTTAACTTGATTTTCCTCTTTGTATCCAGGTTCATTTACACAGCTGCCCTTGATGCGCTTGGTAAGGCCAGGCGGCCTGTGGAGGCTCTCAATTTATTTAACATGATGCAGGTAAAGTTTATTAAATTATAGATTAAAAATTTATTATACACGATGCAGGTAAAGGttgttaaaattataaattatggTTATAATAAAGCATGCTCCGTATATATTATCAATGGCTTAGAAGGAAAACTTTCGTATCTTTCAAGATCCATCCTGGCACAATATGCCCCCCAGGGTACTCGTTTGCCAGATAAAAAATGTAAGACCGAAGGAAACAATACATAACAATAGAAAGGACTTATTAAACCAGAAGCTAATACTGCTATTCTTATTATACCAATTAGCACTTCTATTGTATAATAAAAAAAGAACTTTGTGTCAGCATGTTTACCCAAAATTTTGGTGGAGATTTAAATTTCGTTGACTAACTATATTTGCCTGTGTTCATCTTTTATGTCTTCCAGAAACAGATGTCCACATATCCTGACCTTGTGGCCTATCACTGTATAGCTGTCACTCTCGGGCAAGCAGGACATTTAAAGGAACTGTTTGATGTGATTGATAGCATGCAGTCTTCTCCAAAAAAGAAATTTGAAACTGGGGTTATAGGGAAGTGGGACCCTCGACTTAAACCAGATATAGTTGTTTTTAATGCTGTAAGTACTCCTGCCCTGGtagttatttattattattattattgaaaTATTCGTATGGTACTGCAACACAATGTAGCAGCCATGTAAGCTGTAGCACTTGAGGTCTTGCTCatcattttttttaatattttctgGATTCTGTTAACCGAAACTAGCCTGATTGAGAGTATTTTGCCATCTTTTGATTGGTTTAATAAAGAAATGTTTTCCGCCACAGGGAAGTTTCTTTTATAAAAAGCATTTTAAAGATAGTTGGGAGCTTTTACTAGGACATTATTCAGAAAGATCAAAGGTTCTTTGCCATAGGAATTTGTTGCCTTTTAACTTTTCTAGCCTAGCGGTACTGATAGTTCTTCTTTGCAAACACATTTTGGACTAATTTCTGAAGGTTATCttttatttttacttgtaattttttaGGTCCTAAATGCATGTGTGCATCGGAAAAAATGGGAAGGTGCATTTTGGGTGCTGCAGCAGATGAAGGAAGTGGGCCAACAGCCTACTACCACGACTTATGGGCTCATCATGGAGGTACATCTGTTTACGTGCTTTGTTTTAGTACCTTTTGCATAAATAAGCGACATTTTCTTTTGTGAAACATGAGTTTCCTGTTGTTACTGTATCAGTAACAAACTAACAATTTTGCAAATATCTGACCTTGCAGTATGTTACTATTAACTTCCGTTCGCTATTGTGGCATAGAATTTTAGCAGAATAGCAGAAGAAGAACCCAAATAATATGTTTGTAGTTTGATGGATCATGCAATGACGTGCGCACTTCTGAAAACACGTCAACAGATGAAGAAACAAAGATCTTAATAGGAGTATTCATCCTAACTAGTTCCAGTATGTCATTAAGTACCTTTGACCTAGAATTTGACCCAAGGTTTTAGCTTGAGTATGCCCTGATAAACAAATCGGACCTGGCAGGGAATGAGGATGATAACATATAAGCCCCATTTTTTCATTTACCTGAATATTGATAATTTTAAGCTACTGCAACATCATACACGAAGCTGTTAtctttattaaaaaatttaattgTAGATTTCATGTCTGTTTTTCTTGTTGGCCTTGATGGGGAGGATAATTTTACAGTTACTAATATCTACATTTGCAGAACAATTAGATGCAATCAAAAATGAAGTTTCAAACTAGTTGTTTTAACCCATCAGTATCAATAATATATGGTTACCTCTATTTCAGTATCTCACAATTCCAATAATCTATTCAATATTTGGTAATAATTTACGCAGCATGAATTTTTTGAAAGTTTGAAATCAACAACATAGACCATTGATAGTTGCAGAATCTAACACTAGTATTTATCGTAAAATGGTATGTTCTATATGTACATATTGAACAAAAAAATGACTTCTAACTCGAGGCAACTCTATCTTAGCCTCTTAAAGTGTTGGTTTTCTGTCTTTTCATGATCAAGGATGAAGATATCTTTAAATGAGGATTAGATAGAGAGAGCTCAGGTAGAGGGTACTTGGGGAAAACAAAGTTGTTATTGACTTTCAGAACAGCTTGTGTTGGTCATATTAAGTTTCTATGTACTCGCATCATGACTCGTCAATTGCTCAAACAATTCATGTTACATAATTAGTCTGTATATTTTTATGAGTAGAAACTTGTTATTAAATTCTTGTGAATAATTGTGTTGGTGAGTGAAGGAGCTAGGTAATTACAATAAAAAATAAGCCCTGTTACAGCATACACTGTACAAAATAGTACACTGCCTTTTGTTAGTATGTTATATAAGTCACGGACAACTTGTACTGAAAGGGAACGAATTGGTGCAGGTAATGTTTGCATGTGGAAAGTACAACTTGGTACATGATTTTTTCAAGAAAGTTCATAAATCAGCTAATGCTTTGACATATAAAGGTAATCTGATGAACCTTCTTTCTTCAGATCTACTTTGCACAAATTTTTGACAGATAGCCTTTTTCATCTTCTTTTGTTATGCAGTTCTTGTGAATACGCACTGGAAAGAAGGAAACATAGATTTGGCCATAGGGGCTGTTAAAGAGATGGAAGGACGGGGGATAATCGGTTCCGGTGGCCTTTATTATGATCTTGCTCGAGGCCTTTGCAGTGCAGGGAGGTGCCAAGAGGCATTAGTGCAAGTAGGTCCATCTAAGATTAAAGCATGCTTGCATAATTTTGTAAAACAGTACTACTTGTAATGTGTTGCATTACTGGAGAGGTTATGCTTCTGGTTTGAAATCCTGAACTTGAAAAACCACATCAACAGCTAAACCACACCAACTTATTTCTACGAGGGTGGTGAAGAGGCAATGGCCTTGAGCAATATCCTCAAGGTTGCTGGTTTTAATCCTTGCCTCCTACCTCAGTAATcaaaaagagagaagaaaatggAATCACGCCAACTTGGCCAAGTACATTAgatatgattaaaataatttctatgtttttttttgtttttggcTGATTTTTTCCATGTAATACCTCCCGTCTCCCATTTTATTTTATTACAGCTAAGGAATTTCCTTAAGGGCTCAAAATTTTATTGCAGGTTGAAAAAGTATGTAGAGTTGCAACTAAGCCTCTAGTGGTAACATACACAGGCTTAGTACAGACTTGTTTAGATTCTGGAAATATTCAAAATGCAGTTTACATCTTCAAGCACATGCACAAGTTTTGCTCCCCGAATTTGGTGACATGTAATATTATGTTGAAAGCTTACCTGGATCATGAGATGTTTGAAGAAGCGAACGAGCTGTTCCAGAAATTACTTGAAAGTGGAAATTATATTAGCAGTAAATCTGATTACAAGGAAAGATTTATTCCCGATAATTATACATTCAACTTGATGTTAGATGCTTGTGCAGCTCAGCAGAGATGGGATGATCTAGAATTTATTTACAGAAGGATGCTACAACATGAGTATCACTTTAACACAAAACGTCATCTTCGAATCATACTGGACGCCTGCAGGGCTGGGAAGGTATTTTCAGTTTTCTCATGCTTTCTGCTATGTACACAGTTGTTTTTTCTTTTTCTGCTGCATGTCTACTAGCTTCAATATAAATCCTGAAGGAAAAACATGTTTTCTAATAAAACAAAGGTTCAAACTGCTCACCTCTTTATTTGAAGTCGTACCTTAGTCAATTTTAAGAGTGAAAACATAGATCTTACCAAATATGAGGGAGGAGAAAGCATGATTTAAAATACAGTTGCACCTTTCTATTTCCAGTTCTCGGTAGATATTGTTATCAAGCCTGCTATAAAATATTGATCATATGACTCTCCCTCCCGCCCCCCACCCgccctccctccctccctccctcccccccctctctctctccctccctccctccctctccctctccctccctctccctctctccctctccctctccctccctctccctctcttCCTCCCCCCTCCCTCCCTCCCCTAATCACTTGAAATCAGAGGAATCACTCCTACTATTTGTTtgatttgtttatttatttaacttATAATGAAGGCAGTAGGATCAGTAAAAAAAAATGGATTACCATAATTCCTGTCCACTTGGCAAAAGCTTTTATCTTATAGGCAAAAGACATGACTATAAAGCGAAACCTCCCAAGTGTATTACAGTTTCTCCTCATTTGTTGATCCACTATCCAAGGCTCATGTTATGTGCGAATTTTTATTATCCATGCAACTTGCAACCAAGCCCTTTTTATGAACATACCTGATCCAGTTTTTAATGTGCCTATTTTTAGAATCACCCatatgttgaagttctctttTTTATGAAGAAATTCCAAGTGTACTTGCTCATAAACAAAAAACTTGAAGTAGAACAAAGATCTGTAGTGGACCGGGGCATGCCATCAGGAACACTTACTGTTTTATTGCTATGCTCGATTGGAGTAGGCTAGAATGGTGCTTGTGCTTTTCGTGAATGTGTTCGACTCTTTAGATATCAGTTCCTTGCCATTAAACACGTATAATCGGGAAATTATTACAAATCCAGTTGTAAATAGTACAGAATTTTCTGATTCTTTTTAATTTGTGGTCACCATATCTATCTGCTACTAATGACCACCATATCTATCTGCTACTAATTTTCTGCATGGAAATTAATTAGATGGAGCTGTTGGAAACAACTTGGAAGCACTTGAGTAAAGCTGATCGTCTTCCACCACCACTTCTTGTCAAGCAGATGTTCTGCTTGAAATTGGAGCAGAAAGACTACGCTGCTGCCTTCGCTTGTGTCACAAATCACCCCTCTTGCGATTTGCCGGAATTTTCCCACAAATCGTGGTTGCTGTTTTTCAAAGAAAATTCTCATCGTCTACAAGAGGAGAATCTTGTTGACTTGGTACATGAAATCAACAATGTATATACTAGAAGCGACTCCCCTAACCTAATACTTGAGAATCTAAAAATAGCTTGCAGAGAATTTCTAAGAACGTGCATGAAAGTAAATGATTTTGACCAATCATTAGAAGCTAGAATGACCTTAGTCTGAGGTAGTTTATTGATGATTGTATTTGAGCTCCCCTGTAAGATTTAATCATGTATTTGTAATTTACTGTATGTAATATAGGCAAGTTTATATGAATAAAAACTGAAAATTAGAATAGATATACTGGCTCATTTTATTTTAAGGAAATAACGTTTTTTAAATGTGATATTATTTTACTTAAGATTTGCCATTAGTTAACATTTTGATGGAAACTGTTTGCTAACCCCTGTATTCCCGGAATGTAAATCTGCCGATCCTCCAGTACTAAATTTTCTGAATACTCAAATTTCAggaaaattaatattttaattaaaaatattaagttGGTAGAATGATATTTCTATTACTATTCAGTCAgggattaaataataaattaaaaacaTTGAATTTATCGAAAGTAACTTTTTTATTCcaaaaaaaacaaataaaatcgTCGAAAATGTTGCATTGAAAAATACATTCACAACCTTACGGTAAAGATAAGTAGCACCAAAAAATGAAAATATAGTAATGATAGGTTAAATAATAGATGCATGAGTTTTGGTTACTTTTGTCACGAATTTATTAAAAAATCCAAGCAGATATGAGAAAGCAAGGTAGGCACGTGTAGACTCAGGTGGCCCTAAAGAAAAAAGATAAAGTGAAAAATCCAAACCACAGTTATGTCATTTTCATCTAATACAAAAATTAATTAACTTAATATGGGAATAAtctcaatttttaattttaaactaataaaataataaatcttgTACTCACAAACATAGTAAAAAATCCTTATACTAAAGTATGATTAGTCAGTGCTAAGCTGTCTGACCCCTgtctttctttttctctctcataatctctctctctctctctctctctctctctctctctctcaaggCCAAACAGACAACTCATACTCTGTTAACAACTAGCTGTGTACAAACATATCAACCTTGAACtcaaaacacccattgttttcaGATCCACTGCATTGATATTCGAGATTACTCTGTACACGAAATTTTACTGTTTTTAACTGTGTTTCTTTTGCTTCAAGTTTTACTGGGTTTGGAGCTAAGTTGATTGAGTTTTCCATGAAATAAGGCAAGTTGGGTTTTATTGATTTCTTGATATTTGATAAAGATTCAATCTTTTTTGTATAATCTTGATGGGTTTTCTGTTATTTATGGTGGGTAGtttttgttttaattaaattgTTTGTCAAATGAGATCTAACTTGGTGATCTTGTAGGgttattaagattatttatttattttattttttataatttggGGTTTTGTTGCTGTTTGCTTTCAGGAGTAAGGTAAAATGGCTGCTGAGTTAGTTAGTGCTGCAACTAGTGATAAACTGACTGAAGTTGATTGGACTAAAAGTATTGAGATTTGTGAATTGGTTGCCAAGGATCATAGGTATTATTCCTTGTTTTTTGTGGTGTTATGGGTGATCATGTGGTGAAAAATAGGTTTCTTGATATGTATTTGGTATTTGCCTGATATCATACTTGCTGATATATATCTGTATTTATGTGTTGTATGCTTGTTTCTTGATTAATTGCTTGATCATGTGTTATATGATGGTTTGGCTTGACCTTGTTGATTGATTGAAGTTATTTTAGACTATAATCGGACATTTAATAGCTTTGCATATATTGAGTATCTGTGTAATATCACTCAGAAATATGTATGACTGTGTAATCTGTGTGGTTGTGCGTGCATGTCTTTTTGTGTATTTGTGCGCTCGCCTGCCCGCCTGCCCGCCTGCGTGTGTGTTCAAACTAAGTATGGCCAACTTACGCAATCAGCAATGCCCATCTTGTTGGGTGATTATATATAGAAAGCGTTTATTGGTTCTTATTTTGATATGCTGCTTAAACTTTCAGAGTCAAAAAAAGGTGTTGCTGGTAGTTATAATTATTTCCTTGCTATGTCCATATCTAGGTTTGCCAATGTGCAGATAAGACAATCGAAGAAGTATAAAGTACTAAACTACACGTAAGATTAAGTATGTCGTTGGTCATTTGTATTTTCTAATCTTGTTTCCTTTCTTAAAAAAGACTTACGGTTGCACCTCTAGACTATATATCACGTAACCAGATAGACATTGCACATGTTCCTACCGACTAATCTGCCACCTTTTCatactatttataaataaatataaaccAAGATTGACTGATTGGCTTCTTAAAATTGATATCTTGGGAAACTTGTCAACGAGCCATCTTTGAGCTCTTGTTTGATTGTTGTCCAGTACCTCTTTATGTTTTTGTTGGTGTAATTTCTAAAATCAATTTATTCTCTTTAACATTTACAGGCAAGCAAAAGATGTCATTAAAAGTATTAAAAAGCGTGTGGGAAGTAAGAATGCGAATACACAGTTATTTGCTGTTACAGTAAGTACACAACTACTTGATACTCTTCGACCCAGTTCTGTAAATTAATCTACTATGTTGCTATGTCTTGAAAACAATCCATCTTTGGCATCTATCCGTCTATACTCTACAACCTTCCTACAACATCATGAAATTCCTTCTGCTTATGTTGTCGTTGCATATACTTTTGAGTTTGCAGTTGCTGGAAGTCTTGATGAATAATATCGGAGAACCAATTCATAAGCAAGTGATTGACACGGGACTCCTTTCTGCACTTGTgaaaatagttaagaaaaaggtCCACCAATTCATAGTTATGAACTTATAATTGATTTCTATTGTCACATTTTTGTTTGGTAAAAATCTTGAATTCTTCTCTTTTCCTCTctgattttatttttttatgtaaCAGTCGGACCAACCGGTACGAGAGAAAATATTTCTTCTTCTAGATGCCACACAGACATCTCTTGGTGGAGCAGCTGGAAAGTTCCCACAATATTATTCAGCATATTATGATTTAGTGGTAGGTACCAATGTATAGCTTTTCGGTTACATACTGTTCTCTGTATAGTAAGAAGCCCCACCAAAGGGAtgatttttctttatttcacaGTTGTACGGCATGTCCATGTATAAGCAAGAGTAACTATATTTGACTAGTAGATGCAAAAATATCTGTGTTCTACCTCCCTACTACATTTTTTACCCCTCATATTCTCTCCAGATTCCTCACATGTGTCAATTATGCCTGCAGTTTTGACTATTAAATAAAATCATATACAGATCCTGTATTGAGAAATTTTTTAACGAGATCCAAGACCATTAGAGTCTAGCTAATGAAGAAACTAAAAGCGAAAAAACATTAAGCCTTGGCCTCTTACTTTCTTCTCGTCTAGGCATCTGGCATCTGATTTTGATCGCCCCATCCTTCATGCTCAAAGTGGCATGATGCTTTGATGATAAAATCTTCTCTTGACTGAAAGCTTATAAAATACCACAGATACATTAATTAAGCAAATTAATATAAGTTCCTTGTATGCACTACATATGTTTCATTTTGTTGTATGCCCGTATATAATCCCTTATGTTTCAATATTAAACTCTTTTTAATTGCTAATTCTACGTTAATAAAATAAGTACATACTTGTTGTAAAGCTTTAAATTAATAGAATTACGTTGAACAGCAATATTAGTAAACATTGTATACTTCTATTTCTTGCTCCTACAATCAAAATCTCAATTTTTGTTTGCatcaatatttattttttaatttctgTTTCCCCCGTTTTTGACGACATTTAATGACATTAAAAGTCCTGTAGTCAATGTGAATGAGATAAATGTCATCAACCACTGACTTATGATTTTTCAGAGTGCAGGAGTACAGTTCCCTCAAAGGTCTACCGCAGCAAATAATCCTCCATCATCAAATGCAAATAAAAATAAGCCAATTAATGTTGAACATGCTTCATCAGGGCAAGAGAGAAATGTGCCACAGCCAGAGCCTCCGGTTATTCCTGAATCTAGGTAACTGATGCTTTACTTACACTGTACTTCTTGAAATTAATAACCACTGTTTTTTCATTAAAGGGGAGATTTCCAATATGTGATACCCCATGAAAAATAGGGGCCAGATTTTTTAGGTAGTTGTGCACTTCTCGCTGTATATTTTAGCTTTTTAATAGCTAGATTCTAGATGCGAAACACTTCT
Encoded here:
- the LOC141666750 gene encoding pentatricopeptide repeat-containing protein At1g30610, chloroplastic isoform X2; the protein is MVVILHTNTHMGIKNIESLGSFHAPHLKFPSGFLISKGPIFSFGFKKIKKFEQKHHGVLIGYRNPGKFSVVMKGGSGDGGVIEKELEFKPSFDEYLKAMESVQSVRDKRKKAKNRVGKSGDDSGLGVLEKREEKVRIEDGNGGGLGRKDSGFEGSGDGVKRSEILSLERRNDKGGVVKGGGRKAGFKDKSSVGNVGGLRCGDSGFEGSRVDDDVERRELGMLEQENKRGIVKGGAMKIGLRERSMKGNGIGSVRNEVEFRSSGNDSKVERKLGGESRKGRWVNNQNGGLREMEFTRSGADTRVERKLGGESRNGRWVNNQNGGVRETLRIDKSKGETYGESYSYRTSGRDHFEGGKNYAQSAQGIVRRGRVGKRGYEDSGETDRAAFRSLEDFNDIDDKPRVSRVDMEERIQKLAKSLNGADIGMPEWMFSKIMRSAKIRFADHSMLRVIQILGKFGNWRRVLQVIEWIQSRERFKSHKLRFIYTAALDALGKARRPVEALNLFNMMQKQMSTYPDLVAYHCIAVTLGQAGHLKELFDVIDSMQSSPKKKFETGVIGKWDPRLKPDIVVFNAVLNACVHRKKWEGAFWVLQQMKEVGQQPTTTTYGLIMEVMFACGKYNLVHDFFKKVHKSANALTYKVLVNTHWKEGNIDLAIGAVKEMEGRGIIGSGGLYYDLARGLCSAGRCQEALVQVEKVCRVATKPLVVTYTGLVQTCLDSGNIQNAVYIFKHMHKFCSPNLVTCNIMLKAYLDHEMFEEANELFQKLLESGNYISSKSDYKERFIPDNYTFNLMLDACAAQQRWDDLEFIYRRMLQHEYHFNTKRHLRIILDACRAGKMELLETTWKHLSKADRLPPPLLVKQMFCLKLEQKDYAAAFACVTNHPSCDLPEFSHKSWLLFFKENSHRLQEENLVDLVHEINNVYTRSDSPNLILENLKIACREFLRTCMKVNDFDQSLEARMTLV
- the LOC141666750 gene encoding pentatricopeptide repeat-containing protein At1g30610, chloroplastic isoform X1 codes for the protein MVVILHTNTHMGIKNIESLGSFHAPHLKFPSGFLISKGPIFSFGFKKIKKFEQKHHGVLIGYRNPGKFSVVMKGGSGDGGVIEKELEFKPSFDEYLKAMESVQSVRDKRKKAKNRVGKSGDDSGLGVLEKREEKVRIEDGNGGGLGRKDSGFEGSGDGVKRSEILSLERRNDKGGVVKGGGRKAGFKDKSSVGNVGGLRCGDSGFEGSRVDDDVERRELGMLEQENKRGIVKGGAMKIGLRERSMKGNGIGSVRNEVEFRSSGNDSKVERKLGGESRKGRWVNNQNGGLREMEFTRSGADTRVERKLGGESRNGRWVNNQNGGVRETLRIDKSKGETYGESYSYRTSGRDHFEGGKNYAQSAQGIVRRGRVGKRGYEDSGETDRAAFRSLEDFNDIDDKPRVSRVDMEERIQKLAKSLNGADIGMPEWMFSKIMRSAKIRFADHSMLRVIQILGKFGNWRRVLQVIEWIQSRERFKSHKLRFIYTAALDALGKARRPVEALNLFNMMQKQMSTYPDLVAYHCIAVTLGQAGHLKELFDVIDSMQSSPKKKFETGVIGKWDPRLKPDIVVFNAGSFFYKKHFKDSWELLLGHYSERSKVLNACVHRKKWEGAFWVLQQMKEVGQQPTTTTYGLIMEVMFACGKYNLVHDFFKKVHKSANALTYKVLVNTHWKEGNIDLAIGAVKEMEGRGIIGSGGLYYDLARGLCSAGRCQEALVQVEKVCRVATKPLVVTYTGLVQTCLDSGNIQNAVYIFKHMHKFCSPNLVTCNIMLKAYLDHEMFEEANELFQKLLESGNYISSKSDYKERFIPDNYTFNLMLDACAAQQRWDDLEFIYRRMLQHEYHFNTKRHLRIILDACRAGKMELLETTWKHLSKADRLPPPLLVKQMFCLKLEQKDYAAAFACVTNHPSCDLPEFSHKSWLLFFKENSHRLQEENLVDLVHEINNVYTRSDSPNLILENLKIACREFLRTCMKVNDFDQSLEARMTLV